GTCCGGACCCGACCACGAGGACGTCGGTCTCCACCTGGGGCTGTGCCGCTGTCGTCATCGCAATCCAATCTGCAAGCACGGTGAGGGCGTTCGGACGTCACGGTGCTCGACCGGTACATGCGGTTGCAAGTATCGATACGCAATCTGTGGACAACTTCGCAGCTTGTGGACGGCCACCGACGCTCTTCCTGCCTGCATGTCACGATGGTCGTGCTTCAGCGGGCCATCCGGTCCGCGGCGGACTGCGAGGAGGGGCGTCCCATGCCTGATCGCCTGAGCGCCCTCGACGTCTCCTTCCTCTACATGGAGGAGCCGACCACGCCGATGCACGTCGGCGGCCTCCTGGTCTTCGAACCACCCTCCGAGGGCTTCGACTACGACCGCCTCGTGCAGCTGATCGAGCAGCGGATCAACCTCGTCCCGCGCTATCGGCAGAAGATCCGCTGGGTGCCCGGTCACCTGGCCAACCCGGTCTGGGTGGACGACGCCGACTTCGACGTCACCTTCCACGTGCGGCGCTCGGCGCTGCCACGGCCGGGCTCGGACGCGCAGCTGCGTGAGCTGGTGAGCCGGTTGATGTCCCGCCGGCTTGACCGCAACCGCCCCCTCTGGGAGATGTACCTGGTGGAGGGGCTGGAGGGTGGCCGGATCGCGGTCATCAGCAAGACCCACCACGCGATGGTCGACGGCGTCAGCGCGGTCGACATCGGCCAGGTGATCCTGGACGTCTCCCCGACCCCGCGGGACCTGCCGGACGACCTCTGGATGCCGGCTCCGCCGCCCGGCATGGTCGGCCTGGTCACCGACGCCGTGACCGAGCTGGTCCGGCGGCCGACCGCGGTCGCCGACACCGTCCGGATGGGCGTGCTCGACATCCGCAGCACTGCGGGGAAGCTGATCGGCGCCGTGGGCGGTCTGGCCGCCGCGGCCCGGGTCGCCGCCCGGCCGGCGCCGTCCACGCCGATGAACGTGCCCATCGGCGAGCAGCGTCGCTTCGGCGTCGCGCGAACGGATCTCGACGATTACAAGCGGGTCCGCAAGCAGCACGGCGGGACCGTGAACGACGTCGTGCTCGCGACCGTGGCCGGCGCCTTACGGGGCTGGCTGCTGTCGCGGGGCGAGGCGGTGACCGCGTCCACGACGATGCGCGCGTTGGTGCCGGTGTCGGTGCGGACCGACGAGCAGCGCGGTACGGCGGGAAACCGCGTCTCGTCCTACCTGGTGGATCTGCCAGTGGGGGAGCCGGACCCGGTGGTCCGGCTGTCCCAGGTCAGCTTCGCGATGAAGGCGCACAAGGAGTCCGGCCAGTCGGTCGGCGCAGACGCGCTGGTCGCGCTGGGCGGCTTCGCGCCCCCGACGCTGCACTCGCTCGGCGCCCGGGCCGCCAACGGGTTCACCCGCCGCCTTTTCAATCTCGTCGTCACCAACGTCCCTGGCCCGCAGTTCCCGCTGTATGCGGGAGGAGCGCAGCTGCTGGAGTTGTTCCCGGTCGTTCCACTGGCCCGGGGCCAAGGCCTGAGCATCGGGCTGACGTCCTACAACGGCCGTGTCTACTACGGGCTCAATGCCGACCGGGACTCGCTGCCGGACGTGGACGTGATCGGGTCGTTGCTGGAGGAGTCGCTGTCCGAGCTCGTGGACACGGTCGAATGACGGCGAAGGGTGACGGCGTGCGGCGCGGTCTGGTTCTCGGCGCGGGTGGGTTGCTCGGCCTCACCTGGATGACTGCGGCGCTGCACGCACTGGAGGCGGAGGAGGGCTTCGACGCCCGGGACGTCGAAGTCT
Above is a window of Mycobacteriales bacterium DNA encoding:
- a CDS encoding wax ester/triacylglycerol synthase family O-acyltransferase, with the translated sequence MPDRLSALDVSFLYMEEPTTPMHVGGLLVFEPPSEGFDYDRLVQLIEQRINLVPRYRQKIRWVPGHLANPVWVDDADFDVTFHVRRSALPRPGSDAQLRELVSRLMSRRLDRNRPLWEMYLVEGLEGGRIAVISKTHHAMVDGVSAVDIGQVILDVSPTPRDLPDDLWMPAPPPGMVGLVTDAVTELVRRPTAVADTVRMGVLDIRSTAGKLIGAVGGLAAAARVAARPAPSTPMNVPIGEQRRFGVARTDLDDYKRVRKQHGGTVNDVVLATVAGALRGWLLSRGEAVTASTTMRALVPVSVRTDEQRGTAGNRVSSYLVDLPVGEPDPVVRLSQVSFAMKAHKESGQSVGADALVALGGFAPPTLHSLGARAANGFTRRLFNLVVTNVPGPQFPLYAGGAQLLELFPVVPLARGQGLSIGLTSYNGRVYYGLNADRDSLPDVDVIGSLLEESLSELVDTVE